In a single window of the Pseudomonas oryzihabitans genome:
- a CDS encoding isochorismate synthase — MTSKRAERVEQVAADRREQAAFLFQSGDRVLQGQGICARVETPASGGAHRDSLFLHAVEEAFARARQAGIAEPVIMGAIPFDTTRPSCLYVPREHAWVARSAPVSRAPITPAQVREVRNLPSADGFCLAVEEAIEAFRRGELSKAVLSRIQEIRLAEPADVDVILANLARQNPTGYQFRIPTAEGGELVGVSPELLVRKQGARVYTNPLAGSAKRQADPVEDQRVARDLLDSSKDHYEHRLVIEDIRQQLAPLCSRLDVPEAPSLLSTNAMWHLSTAIDGELADSRTSALQLACRLHPTPAVCGYPTAAARQLIERIEPFDRGLFTGMVGWCDAQGNGEWVVTIRCGTVQDDWLRLFAGAGIVEASDPAAEWAEVTAKLGTMRAACGLLDEESPT, encoded by the coding sequence ATGACGAGCAAGAGGGCTGAGAGGGTCGAGCAGGTAGCTGCCGATCGTCGGGAACAGGCCGCGTTCCTGTTCCAGTCGGGTGATCGCGTCCTGCAGGGACAGGGCATCTGCGCCCGGGTCGAGACACCGGCCAGCGGCGGCGCGCACCGAGATAGCCTGTTCCTGCACGCCGTGGAAGAGGCCTTCGCCCGTGCCCGCCAGGCCGGCATCGCCGAGCCGGTGATCATGGGCGCCATTCCCTTCGATACCACCAGGCCCTCCTGCCTCTATGTCCCTCGGGAGCATGCCTGGGTGGCCCGCTCGGCGCCGGTCAGCCGTGCGCCGATCACACCGGCGCAGGTGCGTGAGGTGCGCAACCTGCCCAGCGCGGACGGCTTCTGCCTGGCGGTGGAGGAGGCCATCGAGGCCTTCCGTCGCGGTGAACTGAGCAAGGCGGTGCTGTCGCGGATTCAGGAGATTCGTCTGGCCGAACCCGCCGATGTGGACGTCATCCTGGCGAACCTGGCGCGGCAGAATCCCACTGGCTATCAATTCCGCATCCCGACCGCCGAGGGCGGTGAGCTGGTCGGGGTCAGCCCCGAGTTGCTGGTGCGCAAGCAGGGCGCCCGGGTATACACCAATCCCCTGGCGGGCTCCGCCAAGCGCCAGGCCGATCCGGTGGAAGACCAGCGGGTGGCCCGCGACCTGCTGGATTCCAGCAAGGACCACTACGAGCACCGACTGGTGATCGAGGACATCCGCCAGCAGCTGGCGCCGTTGTGCAGCCGGCTGGACGTCCCCGAAGCGCCGTCGCTGCTCAGCACCAATGCCATGTGGCACCTGTCCACCGCCATCGACGGCGAACTGGCCGACAGTCGCACCTCGGCGCTGCAACTCGCCTGCCGCCTGCATCCGACGCCGGCCGTCTGCGGCTATCCCACGGCCGCGGCGCGCCAGCTGATCGAGCGCATCGAGCCCTTCGACCGCGGCCTGTTCACCGGCATGGTGGGGTGGTGCGATGCCCAGGGCAATGGCGAGTGGGTGGTCACCATCCGCTGCGGTACGGTGCAGGACGACTGGCTGCGGCTGTTCGCCGGCGCCGGCATCGTCGAGGCATCCGACCCCGCAGCGGAATGGGCCGAGGTCACCGCCAAACTGGGCACCATGCGTGCCGCCTGTGGTTTGCTCGACGAGGAGAGCCCTACGTGA
- the fepB gene encoding Fe2+-enterobactin ABC transporter substrate-binding protein, which translates to MFSLSSLFRILTTLAVATLALGGTAQAADWPREINADGSQVTLHAKPQRIVSTSVTLTGSLLAIGAPVVASGATSPNNRFADDQGFLRQWGEVAKERDVKRLYIGEANAEAVAAEAPDLILVSAAGNDSALRLVDQLKAIAPVLVVGYDNRSWQQVVELLGQATGREDAAAKVVNDFAGRVTDLKARLQLPPQPVSAFVYSPATRQANLWTAASSQGQLLESLGFKLAALPVGLATGHSQGQRHDILQLAGENVATGLNGQTFLLFAADAKEAEAVRSNPLLAHLPAVKENRVEALGAETFRLDPYSANLLLDRLEKRYAKP; encoded by the coding sequence ATGTTCAGCTTGTCGTCATTGTTTCGCATTCTCACCACCCTGGCTGTCGCCACCCTGGCGCTGGGTGGTACCGCCCAGGCGGCGGACTGGCCGCGAGAGATCAACGCCGATGGCAGCCAGGTGACCCTGCACGCCAAGCCACAGCGCATCGTCTCCACCAGTGTCACCCTTACCGGTTCCCTGCTGGCCATCGGCGCTCCGGTGGTAGCCAGTGGCGCCACCTCGCCCAACAACAGATTCGCCGATGACCAGGGCTTCCTCCGCCAATGGGGCGAGGTCGCCAAGGAGCGCGACGTGAAGCGGCTGTACATCGGCGAAGCCAATGCCGAGGCAGTGGCCGCCGAGGCCCCTGATCTGATCTTGGTCAGCGCCGCCGGCAACGACTCGGCCCTGCGTCTGGTCGATCAACTAAAGGCCATCGCTCCGGTGCTGGTGGTGGGTTACGACAATCGCAGCTGGCAACAGGTGGTGGAGCTGCTGGGCCAGGCTACCGGTCGCGAGGACGCCGCCGCCAAGGTGGTCAACGACTTCGCCGGGCGCGTCACCGACCTCAAGGCGCGCCTGCAACTGCCGCCGCAACCGGTATCCGCCTTCGTCTACAGCCCGGCGACGCGGCAGGCCAATCTCTGGACCGCCGCCTCCTCCCAGGGTCAGTTGCTGGAAAGCCTGGGCTTCAAACTCGCCGCGCTGCCAGTCGGTCTCGCCACGGGCCACAGCCAGGGTCAGCGCCATGACATCCTGCAGCTGGCCGGCGAGAACGTCGCCACCGGTCTCAACGGCCAGACCTTCCTGCTGTTCGCTGCGGACGCCAAGGAGGCCGAGGCGGTGCGCAGCAATCCGCTGCTGGCACACCTGCCGGCGGTCAAGGAGAACCGCGTGGAGGCGCTGGGCGCCGAGACCTTCCGCCTCGATCCCTACAGCGCCAACCTGCTGCTGGATCGACTGGAAAAGCGCTACGCCAAGCCCTGA
- the entS gene encoding enterobactin transporter EntS, translating to MSKTSFLLDFGLLRSHAAFRTLFIARLVSVLSLGLLAVAVPIQVQALTDSPLKVGLALSMAGIGMFVGLLTGGVLADRLERRRLILAARSICGLGFIGLAINASLPEPSLTAIYLLALWDGFFGALGVTALLAVTPILVGRESMVQAGALNMLSVRVAAIIAPPLGTLLIAQSGVVWNYGLTAFGTLITLLVLLRLPPLPPPEQPRESPWQALGGGIAFLFENRLLGAVALVGALVTMANAVRVLYPALGESWGLDTGHLGWLYAAAPLGAALGALTSGRLNQAPRPGRTLLMSAVATFLAVAFFALLPGFWLSALCLVLFGYLGALNSLVQYALIQRLTPDRLLGRINALWTAQNIGGEAIGAALFGGLASLMLPAQAAFVFGLVAMLVAALCWALASGLRRAESLGA from the coding sequence ATGTCCAAGACGTCCTTCCTGCTCGACTTCGGCCTGCTCAGGTCCCACGCCGCCTTTCGTACCCTGTTCATCGCCCGTCTGGTGTCCGTACTCTCTCTCGGGCTGCTCGCCGTGGCGGTGCCCATCCAGGTCCAGGCCCTGACCGACTCGCCGCTCAAGGTAGGCCTGGCACTGAGCATGGCCGGCATCGGCATGTTCGTCGGCCTGCTCACCGGCGGGGTGCTGGCCGACCGCCTGGAGCGGCGCCGGCTGATCCTCGCCGCCCGCTCCATTTGCGGCCTGGGCTTCATCGGCCTGGCCATCAACGCCAGCCTGCCCGAGCCATCGTTGACGGCTATCTACCTGCTGGCGCTGTGGGATGGCTTCTTCGGCGCCCTGGGCGTCACCGCGCTGCTGGCGGTGACACCGATCCTGGTCGGTCGGGAATCCATGGTGCAGGCCGGCGCCTTGAACATGCTCAGCGTGCGGGTGGCGGCCATCATCGCGCCGCCACTGGGAACGCTGCTGATCGCCCAGAGCGGTGTCGTCTGGAATTACGGGCTGACGGCCTTCGGTACCCTGATCACCCTGCTGGTGCTGCTGCGCTTACCGCCGCTGCCGCCGCCGGAGCAGCCGCGCGAATCGCCCTGGCAGGCCCTGGGTGGCGGCATTGCCTTTCTGTTCGAGAACCGGCTGCTGGGTGCCGTGGCCCTGGTCGGCGCCCTGGTGACCATGGCCAATGCGGTGCGGGTGCTCTATCCCGCGCTGGGGGAGAGCTGGGGGCTGGATACCGGACACCTGGGCTGGCTCTATGCCGCCGCCCCCCTGGGTGCTGCCCTCGGCGCCCTCACCAGTGGTCGACTGAACCAGGCGCCACGCCCTGGGCGTACCCTGCTGATGAGCGCGGTGGCCACCTTTCTGGCGGTAGCGTTCTTCGCGCTGTTACCTGGCTTCTGGCTATCCGCGCTGTGCCTGGTGCTGTTCGGCTACCTGGGCGCCCTCAATTCGCTGGTGCAGTACGCGCTGATCCAGCGCCTGACCCCGGATCGCCTGCTGGGGCGGATCAATGCCCTGTGGACGGCACAAAATATTGGTGGCGAGGCCATCGGCGCGGCGCTGTTCGGCGGCCTGGCCAGCCTGATGTTGCCGGCGCAGGCAGCGTTCGTCTTCGGTCTGGTCGCCATGCTGGTGGCTGCCCTGTGCTGGGCGCTGGCCAGCGGTCTGCGTCGAGCTGAAAGCCTCGGCGCCTGA
- the fepD gene encoding Fe(3+)-siderophore ABC transporter permease, which produces MIMRRFLILGCAGLSLLLVMAASLALGSTAIPLADVWQALGHGCSDPACLIVREARLPRTLAGLLAGAALGVAGTLMQALTRNPLADPGILGVNAGASFAVVLGIALFGASGPEHYLGYAFGGALLASLVVLLAGIAGGGGFNPMRLVLVGVALGAMLEGVSSGIALLDPLVYDQLRFWQFGSLDVRQFKLLRSASLPVLGGVAIALLLAPALNALSLGTDLAVALGTRVRQTQLLGLLAITLLCGAAAAAVGPIAFVGLMVPHLGRWAIGEDHRWLLPFVLLFTPSLLLTADIVGRLLVTNELRVSVVTAFLGAPLLIWLARRQRQGGRA; this is translated from the coding sequence ATGATCATGCGCCGCTTCCTTATCCTCGGCTGTGCGGGTCTGTCGCTGCTCCTGGTGATGGCCGCGAGCCTGGCGCTCGGCTCCACCGCCATACCGCTGGCCGACGTCTGGCAGGCACTGGGCCACGGCTGCAGCGATCCCGCCTGCCTCATCGTGCGCGAGGCGCGCCTGCCGCGAACGCTTGCCGGCCTGCTCGCCGGCGCGGCGCTGGGCGTGGCCGGCACCCTGATGCAGGCGCTGACGCGCAACCCCCTCGCCGACCCGGGCATCCTCGGCGTCAATGCCGGTGCCAGTTTCGCCGTGGTGCTGGGCATCGCCCTGTTCGGCGCCAGCGGTCCCGAGCATTACCTGGGCTATGCCTTCGGCGGCGCCCTGCTGGCCAGCCTGGTGGTGCTGCTGGCCGGCATCGCCGGTGGCGGCGGCTTCAACCCCATGCGCCTGGTGCTGGTGGGGGTGGCCCTAGGGGCCATGCTCGAAGGCGTCAGCTCCGGTATCGCCCTGCTCGATCCGCTGGTGTACGACCAACTGAGATTCTGGCAATTCGGCTCCCTGGACGTGCGCCAGTTCAAGCTGCTGCGCAGCGCCAGCCTGCCGGTGCTGGGTGGGGTGGCTATCGCCCTGCTGCTGGCTCCGGCACTGAATGCCCTGAGTTTGGGCACCGATCTGGCCGTAGCCCTCGGCACCCGGGTCCGCCAGACCCAACTGCTCGGCCTGCTGGCCATCACCCTGCTCTGCGGCGCGGCAGCCGCGGCAGTGGGGCCCATCGCCTTCGTCGGCCTGATGGTGCCGCACCTGGGCCGCTGGGCCATCGGCGAAGACCATCGCTGGCTGCTGCCCTTCGTCCTGCTGTTCACCCCCAGCCTGCTGCTGACCGCCGACATCGTTGGTCGCCTGCTGGTGACCAATGAGCTGCGCGTCTCGGTGGTGACCGCCTTCCTCGGCGCACCGCTGCTGATCTGGCTGGCGCGCCGCCAGCGCCAGGGAGGTCGGGCATGA
- the fepG gene encoding iron-enterobactin ABC transporter permease has translation MNRPDRLRLPGVLLALFGGALLLATFALGSGSLTLSPSQVLAALFGEAPRGIELVVTQWRLPRVALALLIGVALGLSGALFQSLLRNPLGSPDIMGFNTGAYSGVLVALVLFQASILWSTTAALIGGLASAALVYALTWRGSGVDTLRLIIVGIGVRALLMALNTWLIVHASLEAAFSAGLWSAGSLNGVTWAKAWPAVIFILLAGAASLALSRRLFLLEMGDDTACALGVPVERTRLSLLGLGVVLTAAGTAVAGPISFVALAAPQIARRLTGTQRLALPAAALTGAVLLLGADLIAQSLFLPYVLPVGLVTVSLGGLYLIGLLIWESRRS, from the coding sequence ATGAACCGCCCTGATCGCCTGCGCCTGCCCGGGGTGCTGCTCGCCCTGTTTGGCGGCGCCCTGCTGCTGGCGACGTTCGCCCTGGGCAGCGGCAGCCTGACCCTGAGTCCTTCCCAGGTACTGGCCGCCCTGTTCGGCGAGGCTCCGCGCGGCATCGAGCTGGTGGTCACCCAGTGGCGCCTGCCGCGGGTGGCCCTGGCGCTGCTGATCGGCGTCGCCCTGGGCCTGAGCGGCGCGCTGTTCCAGTCGCTGCTGCGCAATCCCCTGGGCAGCCCGGACATCATGGGCTTCAACACCGGCGCCTACAGCGGGGTACTGGTCGCGCTGGTGCTGTTCCAGGCCAGCATCCTCTGGAGCACCACCGCCGCCCTGATCGGCGGCCTGGCCAGCGCCGCCCTGGTCTATGCCCTCACCTGGCGCGGCAGCGGCGTGGATACCCTGAGACTCATCATCGTCGGCATCGGCGTGCGCGCCTTGCTGATGGCGCTCAACACCTGGCTGATCGTGCATGCCTCCCTGGAAGCCGCCTTCAGCGCGGGCCTGTGGAGCGCCGGCTCACTCAACGGGGTGACCTGGGCCAAGGCCTGGCCGGCGGTGATCTTCATCCTGCTGGCGGGTGCGGCCAGCCTGGCGCTGAGTCGCCGGCTGTTCCTGCTGGAGATGGGCGACGACACCGCCTGCGCCTTGGGCGTCCCGGTGGAGCGCACCCGGCTGTCGCTGCTGGGCCTCGGCGTGGTGCTCACCGCCGCCGGCACCGCCGTGGCCGGGCCGATCTCCTTCGTCGCCCTGGCCGCGCCGCAGATCGCCCGCCGCCTGACCGGCACCCAGCGCCTGGCGCTGCCTGCCGCCGCACTCACCGGCGCGGTCCTGTTGCTGGGCGCGGATCTCATCGCCCAGAGCCTGTTCCTGCCCTATGTCCTGCCGGTGGGCCTGGTCACGGTGAGCCTGGGTGGGCTCTACCTGATCGGCCTGCTTATCTGGGAGTCCCGCCGCTCATGA
- a CDS encoding ATP-binding cassette domain-containing protein — protein MNDAPSSRLHAERLTLGYGRKLIAEDLSLTIPDGELTVIIGPNGCGKSTLLRTLSRLLAPSQGQVWLDGQAIQSYRTKEVARRLGLLPQSSQAPGDISVRDLVARGRYPHQTLFGGVRADDERAVTHAMQATGVFELADRAVDTLSGGQRQRVWIAMALAQETPLLLLDEPTTWLDITHQIDLLELLEDLNRQQGHTLVMVLHDLNHACRYATHLVAMRDGKVLATGRPRDVVTPELIKAVYDLDCLIIDDPVAGTPMVVPLARRSAG, from the coding sequence ATGAACGACGCCCCTTCCTCGCGCCTGCACGCCGAGCGCCTGACCCTGGGCTATGGCCGCAAGCTGATCGCCGAGGACCTCTCACTGACCATTCCCGATGGCGAACTGACGGTCATCATCGGTCCCAACGGCTGCGGCAAGTCGACCCTGCTGCGCACCCTGAGCCGGCTACTGGCGCCCAGCCAGGGCCAGGTCTGGCTGGACGGCCAGGCGATCCAGAGCTATCGCACCAAGGAGGTCGCGCGCCGCCTGGGCCTTCTGCCACAGAGCTCCCAGGCGCCGGGCGACATCTCGGTGCGCGACCTGGTGGCCCGCGGACGCTATCCGCACCAGACACTGTTCGGTGGCGTGCGCGCCGACGACGAGCGCGCCGTTACGCACGCCATGCAGGCCACCGGCGTCTTCGAACTGGCCGACCGGGCGGTGGACACCCTGTCCGGCGGCCAACGCCAGCGGGTGTGGATCGCCATGGCTCTGGCCCAGGAGACCCCACTGCTGCTGCTCGACGAGCCCACCACCTGGCTCGACATCACCCACCAGATCGACCTCCTGGAATTGCTGGAAGACCTCAATCGCCAACAGGGCCATACCCTGGTGATGGTGCTGCACGACCTCAACCACGCCTGTCGCTACGCCACCCACCTGGTGGCCATGCGCGACGGCAAGGTACTGGCCACCGGCCGCCCGCGCGACGTGGTCACCCCCGAATTGATCAAGGCGGTCTATGACCTGGACTGCCTGATCATCGACGACCCAGTGGCCGGGACGCCCATGGTGGTACCCCTGGCGCGGCGTTCGGCCGGCTAG